The Triplophysa rosa linkage group LG15, Trosa_1v2, whole genome shotgun sequence genome has a segment encoding these proteins:
- the cdc42bpb gene encoding serine/threonine-protein kinase MRCK beta isoform X7: MSAKVRLKKLEQLLLDGHQKNEKSLSVETLLDILICLYNECSNSPLKREKHVTEFLEWVKPFTTTVKEMRLHRDDFEMLKVIGRGAFGEVAVVKMKHTERVYAMKILNKWEMLKRAETACFREEREVLVNGDCQWITTLHYAFQDDNYLYLVMDYYVGGDLLTLLSKFEDRLPEDMAKFYVAEMVLAIHSIHQQRYVHRDIKPDNVLLDLNGHIRLADFGSCLKMMQDGTVQSSVAVGTPDYISPEILQAMEDGMGKYGPECDWWSLGVCMYEMLYGETPFYAESLVETYGKIMNHEERFQFPSHITDVSEEAKDLIQRLICSRERRLGQQGIEDFKKHPFFAGINWENIRNTEAPYIPDVSSPSDTSNFDVDDDVLKNLDIVPPVSHTGFTGQHLPFVGFTYTTESCFSDRGSLRRVVFTDGGAGEDLQDGGLQVEAFEKRIRCLEQEKQELSRKLQESTQAVQSLHGSGRGAGTLGRDKEIKKLNEEIDRLKKKLADSDRLEHQLEEAVTLRQDFESSSTKLKALDKQVRALRHEKEEIHKQLVESLDRLKSQTKELKDAHQQRKLAMQEFSEVNERMAELRSQKQRLSRQLRDKEEEMEVVMQKLDAMRQDIRKTEKARKELESQLEDACAEASKERKLREHSEVYSKQLESELETLKVKQGSGRASGLGSETQQELTKVKSELDKKVLFFEEELVRREASHTTELKNMRKELHDSESQQLSQHKELLVLKDKLEKAKRERQTEMDEATGTLKDKYERERNLLTEENRKLTAETDRLCTFVDKLTAQNRQLEDELQDLASKKESVAHWEAQIAEIIQWVSDEKDARGYLQALASKMTEELESLRSSSLGSRTLDPLWKVRRSQKLDMSARLELQSALEAEIRAKQLVQEELRKVKAANISFESKLKDTEVKNRELEEQMENLKKEMEESRSRTDKGLKLPDFQDSIFEYFNTSPLAHDLTFRPSSIGDGETTPQKSETSPSVASEQDEPAKPQATTPAASSPLYQPTLSAPKPKAHQLSIKTFSSPTQCTHCTSLMVGQIRQGYACEVCSFICHVSCKENAPQLCPIPPEQAKRPLGIDVHRGIGTAYKGFVRIPKPTGVKKGWQRAYAVVCDCKLFLYEVSEGKSTQPVVMASQVLDLRDEGFCVSSVLASDVIHASRKDIPCIFRVTSSTLNSPIQPVPLLVLAESEAEKRKWVGILEGLQNILAKNHLKNRVVHLLHEAYDSSLPAIKTTQSAAIVDRERVALGTEDGLFVVEITRDVIVRAADCKKVSQIELIPKEKMVALLCGRSRHVHLYPWAALEGVEGAFDAKLTETKGCQSLTIGTLHPGGPACLLAGVKRQVLCYEITRAKPHHRKLWEVQAPGIAQWLRIVRDRLCVGYPSGFALLAMQGESSPVSLVSPADPSLAFLAQQPMDALHAMEVGANEFLLCFSQLGVYVDAQGRRSRTQELMWPAMPLACSSNSNYLTVYSDYGVDVFDVHTTEWVQTISLRKIRPLNVEGSLNMLCIEQPHLIYFSNNSSDGCELAIPETSDNSKKLMVRTRSKRKFLFKVPEEERLQQRREMLRDPEMRSKLISNPTNFNHVAHMGPGDGMQVLMDLPLSVMPSQDDPSAGKPRPLSSISRQQKSKTHITRTASGGGDFGGAGSSRSISDQDQDYEREPDSDSTKHSTPSNSSNPSSPPSPNSPHRSQLTLDSLDQSLDG; this comes from the exons actgcgtgtttcagagaagagagggaagtcCTGGTGAATGGAGACTGCCAGTGGATCACCACCCTGCATTATGCCTTCCAGGATGACAACTACCTG TACTTGGTGATGGATTATTACGTGGGTGGTGACCTGCTGACTCTGCTTAGTAAGTTTGAGGACCGACTCCCGGAGGACATGGCCAAGTTTTATGTGGCGGAGATGGTGCTTGCTATCCACTCCATCCACCAGCAGCGCTATGTACACAG ggaCATTAAACCCGACAACGTTCTGCTAGACTTGAACGGTCACATTCGTCTCGCGGACTTCGGCTCCTGTCTGAAAATGATGCAAGATGGAACG GTCCAGTCTTCAGTGGCTGTGGGCACACCGGACTACATCTCTCCAGAGATCCTGCAGGCCATGGAGGATGGCATGGGGAAGTATGGACCAGAATGTGACTGGTGGTCTCTAGGGGTCTGCATGTACGAGATGCTGTACGGTGAGACGCCCTTCTATGCCGAGTCCTTGGTGGAGACCTACGGAAAGATCATGAACCATGAG GAGCGTTTCCAGTTCCCCTCCCACATCACAGATGTGTCTGAAGAGGCTAAAGACCTGATCCAGCGGCTGATCTGCAGCAGAGAGCGCAGGCTGGGGCAGCAAGGTATTGAGGATTTCAAGAAACACCCGTTCTTTGCAGGCATCAACTGGGAAAACATCCGCAACACAGAGGCTCCGTACATCCCTGACGTGAGCTCTCCGTCGGACACCTCAAACTTTGATGTGGACGACGATGTGCTGAAAAACCTG GACATCGTTCCGCCAGTCTCGCACACGGGTTTCACCGGGCAGCACCTGCCCTTCGTGGGCTTCACCTACACCACAGAGAGCTGCTTCTCAGACCGAGGGAGCTTAAGGAGGGTGGTATTTACAGACGGAGGTGCTGGGGAAGATCTCCAAGACGGGGGGTTGCAGGTGGAGGCCTTCGAGAAGAGGATTCGCTGCCTGGAGCAAGAAAAGCAGGAGCTGAGTCGCAAGCTGCAGG AATCCACTCAGGCGGTTCAGTCTCTTCATGGCTCTGGGCGCGGAGCTGGCACACTCGGCCGCGATAAAGAGATTAAAAAACTCAATGAGGAAATCGATCGACTGAAGAAGAAACTGGCAG ACTCTGATAGGCTGGAGCACCAGCTGGAGGAGGCTGTGACTCTTCGACAGGACTTTGAAAGTTCCTCCACTAAACTAAAGGCCCTGGACAAGCAAGTCAGAGCTCTCAGGCATGAGAAAGAGGAGATTCATAAG CAACTTGTGGAGTCTCTGGACCGCCTTAAGTCTCAGACCAAGGAGCTGAAGGACGCCCACCAGCAGAGGAAACTGGCCATGCAGGAGTTCTCCGAGGTGAATGAGCGCATGGCCGAGCTGCGCTCGCAGAAGCAGCGTCTGTCGCGGCAGCTCCGGGACAAGGAGGAGGAGATGGAGGTGGTTATGCAGAAGCTCGATGCCATGCGGCAGGACATCCGCAAAACCGAGAAGGCCCGCAAGGAG CTGGAGTCTCAACTGGAGGACGCGTGTGCCGAAGCCTCTAAGGAGCGTAAGCTCAGAGAGCACAGTGAAGTCTACTCCAAACAACTGGAGAGCGAGTTGGAAACACTCAAG GTGAAGCAGGGAAGCGGCCGTGCGTCAGGCCTAGGGTCAGAGACCCAGCAGGAGCTCACCAAGGTGAAGTCGGAGCTGGATAAAAAGGTGCTGTTCTTTGAGGAGGAGCTGGTGAGGCGTGAAGCTTCTCACACTACAGAGCTGAAGAACATGAGGAAGGAGCTTCATGACTCTGAGAGCCAGCAGTTGTCGCAGCACAAAGAGCTGCTGGTGCTCAAAGACAAACTGGAAAAGGCCAAGAGAGAGCG GCAAACTGAGATGGACGAGGCCACAGGCACCCTGAAAGACAAGTATGAACGTGAACGCAATCTCCTGACCGAGGAAAACCGCAAACTCACTGCAGAAACAGACAGG CTCTGCACATTCGTGGACAAGTTGACCGCTCAGAACAGGCAGCTTGAGGATGAGCTCCAGGATCTAGCATCTAAAAAAGAGAGCGTAGCACACTGGGAAGCGCAGATCGCCGAGATCATCCAATG GGTCAGCGATGAGAAAGATGCACGTGGATACCTTCAGGCTTTGGCCTCCAAGATGACGGAGGAGTTGGAGTCTCTGCGTAGCTCCAGTCTGGGATCCAGAACGCTG GATCCCTTGTGGAAGGTGCGTCGCAGTCAGAAATTGGACATGTCTGCCCGTCTGGAACTGCAGTCGGCCTTAGAAGCTGAAATCCGTGCCAAGCAACTGGTTCAGGAAGAGCTGCGCAAGGTCAAAGCGGCCAACATCTCTTTTGAGAG CAAACTGAAGGATACAGAGGTCAAGAACAGAGAGCTGGAAGAACAGATGGAGAACTTGAAGAAGGAAATGGAGGAGAGCCGCTCACGGACAGACAAAg GCCTGAAGCTGCCAGACTTTCAGGACTCCATCTTCGAGTACTTCAATACCTCCCCCCTCGCTCATGACCTGACATTCAGA CCAAGCTCTATTGGTGATGGGGAGACCACACCCCAGAAGTCAGAAACCTCCCCATCGGTGGCTTCAGAACAGGAT GAACCAGCGAAGCCTCAAGCTACCACCCCTGCTGCTTCGTCTCCACTTTATCAGCCCACTCTCAGTGCACCAAAG CCTAAAGCTCACCAGCTGAGCATCAAGACCTTCTCCAGCCCGACTCAGTGCACTCACTGTACCTCTCTGATGGTGGGGCAGATCCGACAAGGCTACGCCTGCGAAG TATGCTCTTTCATCTGCCACGTGTCGTGCAAAGAAAACGCGCCGCAGCTTTGCCCCATTCCTCCGGAGCAGGCCAAGAGACCTCTGGGTATTGATGTGCACAGAGGCATTGGCACAGCTTACAAAGGCTTTGTCAGG ATCCCAAAGCCCACAGGAGTGAAGAAGGGCTGGCAGAGAGCGTACGCTGTAGTGTGTGACTGTAAACTCTTCCTCTATGAGGTGTCTGAAGGGAAGTCCACTCAGCCTGTTGTTATGGCCAGTCAAGTTCTCGACTTGAG AGATGAGGGCTTTTGTGTAAGCTCTGTGTTGGCCTCTGACGTGATCCATGCCAGCCGTAAAGACATTCCTTGCATATTCAGG GTAACATCATCCACTCTGAACTCCCCGATCCAACCGGTGCCTCTGCTGGTCTTGGCTGAGAGCGAGGCGGAGAAGAGGAAGTGGGTGGGAATCCTGGAGGGTCTGCAGAACATCTTGGCCAAGAACCACCTGAAGAACCGTGTAGTTCATCTCCTGCACGAGGCTTACGACAGCAGCCTTCCCGCCATCAAAACGACACAATCAGCTGCCATCGTAG ATCGAGAGCGAGTCGCCTTGGGGACCGAAGATGGCCTGTTTGTAGTTGAGATCACCAGAGATG TCATCGTTCGTGCCGCCGACTGTAAAAAGGTCAGCCAGATTGAACTCATTCCAAAAGAGAAGATGGTGGCCCTGCTTTGCGGTCGGAGCCGTCATGTCCACTTATACCCCTGGGCGGCTTTAGAAGGTGTCGAAGGTGCTTTCGATGCCAAgctcacagaaacaaaaggctGCCAGTCTCTGACCATAGGTACCCTACACCCCGGTGGCCCGGCGTGTCTTCTGGCTGGTGTAAAGCGACAGGTCCTCTGCTACGAAATCACACGTGCAAAGCCTCACCATCGCAAACTGTGGGAGGTGCAGGCGCCCGGTATCGCCCAGTGGCTCAGAATCGTCCGTGATCGGCTGTGCGTGGGTTACCCATCAGGCTTTGCTTTGCTGGCCATGCAGGGAGAGTCTTCCCCCGTCAGTCTGGTGAGCCCCGCAGACCCCTCGCTAGCGTTTTTGGCCCAACAGCCTATGGACGCCCTGCACGCTATGGAAGTAGGGGCCAATGAATTTCTGCTGTGCTTCAGTCAGCTGGGAGTGTACGTGGACGCTCAGGGACGGAGGTCTCGAACGCAGGAGCTAATGTGGCCAGCCATGCCGCTTGCTTGCA GTTCAAATTCCAACTACCTGACCGTGTACAGTGATTATGGAGTAGATGTGTTTGATGTCCACACTACAGAATGGGTCCAGACCATTTCTTTAAGAAAG ATTCGACCTCTGAATGTGGAGGGCAGTCTGAACATGTTGTGCATCGAGCAGCCCCATCTTATCTACTTCAGCAACAACTCCTCAG ACGGCTGTGAACTGGCCATCCCCGAGACCTCAGACAACAGCAAGAAGTTGATGGTGAGGACACGCAGCAAGAGGAAGTTCCTCTTTAAAGTGCCAGAGGAGGAGCGGCTACAGCAGAGAAG ggAGATGCTGAGGGATCCCGAGATGAGATCAAAGCTGATCTCCAACCCCACCAACTTCAACCACGTTGCTCACATGGGCCCGGGTGATGGCATGCAGGTCCTCATGGATTTACCCCTG AGTGTGATGCCTTCCCAGGATGACCCATCTGCCGGAAAGCCCCGCCCTCTGTCTAGCATCTCACGGCAACAGAAAAGCAAGACCCACATCACCCGCACTGCCTCAG gaggaggagatTTTGGAGGAGCGGGGTCGTCTCGCAGTATTTCTGATCAAGATCAAGACTACGAAAGAGAG CCCGACTCTGACTCCACCAAACACTCCACCCCCTCCAACAGCTCCAACCCCAGCAGCCCCCCGAGCCCCAACTCTCCCCACCGCAGTCAGCTCACTCTGGACAGCCTGGATCAAAGCCTGGACGGCTGA
- the cdc42bpb gene encoding serine/threonine-protein kinase MRCK beta isoform X3, producing MSAKVRLKKLEQLLLDGHQKNEKSLSVETLLDILICLYNECSNSPLKREKHVTEFLEWVKPFTTTVKEMRLHRDDFEMLKVIGRGAFGEVAVVKMKHTERVYAMKILNKWEMLKRAETACFREEREVLVNGDCQWITTLHYAFQDDNYLYLVMDYYVGGDLLTLLSKFEDRLPEDMAKFYVAEMVLAIHSIHQQRYVHRDIKPDNVLLDLNGHIRLADFGSCLKMMQDGTVQSSVAVGTPDYISPEILQAMEDGMGKYGPECDWWSLGVCMYEMLYGETPFYAESLVETYGKIMNHEERFQFPSHITDVSEEAKDLIQRLICSRERRLGQQGIEDFKKHPFFAGINWENIRNTEAPYIPDVSSPSDTSNFDVDDDVLKNLDIVPPVSHTGFTGQHLPFVGFTYTTESCFSDRGSLRRVVFTDGGAGEDLQDGGLQVEAFEKRIRCLEQEKQELSRKLQESTQAVQSLHGSGRGAGTLGRDKEIKKLNEEIDRLKKKLADSDRLEHQLEEAVTLRQDFESSSTKLKALDKQVRALRHEKEEIHKQLVESLDRLKSQTKELKDAHQQRKLAMQEFSEVNERMAELRSQKQRLSRQLRDKEEEMEVVMQKLDAMRQDIRKTEKARKELESQLEDACAEASKERKLREHSEVYSKQLESELETLKVKQGSGRASGLGSETQQELTKVKSELDKKVLFFEEELVRREASHTTELKNMRKELHDSESQQLSQHKELLVLKDKLEKAKRERQTEMDEATGTLKDKYERERNLLTEENRKLTAETDRLCTFVDKLTAQNRQLEDELQDLASKKESVAHWEAQIAEIIQWVSDEKDARGYLQALASKMTEELESLRSSSLGSRTLQGSGVNIPAQRSMVAPRVTKRDPLWKVRRSQKLDMSARLELQSALEAEIRAKQLVQEELRKVKAANISFESKLKDTEVKNRELEEQMENLKKEMEESRSRTDKGLKLPDFQDSIFEYFNTSPLAHDLTFRPSSIGDGETTPQKSETSPSVASEQDEPAKPQATTPAASSPLYQPTLSAPKPKAHQLSIKTFSSPTQCTHCTSLMVGQIRQGYACEVCSFICHVSCKENAPQLCPIPPEQAKRPLGIDVHRGIGTAYKGFVRIPKPTGVKKGWQRAYAVVCDCKLFLYEVSEGKSTQPVVMASQVLDLRDEGFCVSSVLASDVIHASRKDIPCIFRVTSSTLNSPIQPVPLLVLAESEAEKRKWVGILEGLQNILAKNHLKNRVVHLLHEAYDSSLPAIKTTQSAAIVDRERVALGTEDGLFVVEITRDVIVRAADCKKVSQIELIPKEKMVALLCGRSRHVHLYPWAALEGVEGAFDAKLTETKGCQSLTIGTLHPGGPACLLAGVKRQVLCYEITRAKPHHRKLWEVQAPGIAQWLRIVRDRLCVGYPSGFALLAMQGESSPVSLVSPADPSLAFLAQQPMDALHAMEVGANEFLLCFSQLGVYVDAQGRRSRTQELMWPAMPLACSSNSNYLTVYSDYGVDVFDVHTTEWVQTISLRKIRPLNVEGSLNMLCIEQPHLIYFSNNSSDGCELAIPETSDNSKKLMVRTRSKRKFLFKVPEEERLQQRREMLRDPEMRSKLISNPTNFNHVAHMGPGDGMQVLMDLPLQPSETPSPSSSRHHALISPPTNFEHVYHMSPVSAGLYLQKEPSSQQSLLQFSSSSSSPSTSSLGRSVMPSQDDPSAGKPRPLSSISRQQKSKTHITRTASGGGDFGGAGSSRSISDQDQDYEREPDSDSTKHSTPSNSSNPSSPPSPNSPHRSQLTLDSLDQSLDG from the exons actgcgtgtttcagagaagagagggaagtcCTGGTGAATGGAGACTGCCAGTGGATCACCACCCTGCATTATGCCTTCCAGGATGACAACTACCTG TACTTGGTGATGGATTATTACGTGGGTGGTGACCTGCTGACTCTGCTTAGTAAGTTTGAGGACCGACTCCCGGAGGACATGGCCAAGTTTTATGTGGCGGAGATGGTGCTTGCTATCCACTCCATCCACCAGCAGCGCTATGTACACAG ggaCATTAAACCCGACAACGTTCTGCTAGACTTGAACGGTCACATTCGTCTCGCGGACTTCGGCTCCTGTCTGAAAATGATGCAAGATGGAACG GTCCAGTCTTCAGTGGCTGTGGGCACACCGGACTACATCTCTCCAGAGATCCTGCAGGCCATGGAGGATGGCATGGGGAAGTATGGACCAGAATGTGACTGGTGGTCTCTAGGGGTCTGCATGTACGAGATGCTGTACGGTGAGACGCCCTTCTATGCCGAGTCCTTGGTGGAGACCTACGGAAAGATCATGAACCATGAG GAGCGTTTCCAGTTCCCCTCCCACATCACAGATGTGTCTGAAGAGGCTAAAGACCTGATCCAGCGGCTGATCTGCAGCAGAGAGCGCAGGCTGGGGCAGCAAGGTATTGAGGATTTCAAGAAACACCCGTTCTTTGCAGGCATCAACTGGGAAAACATCCGCAACACAGAGGCTCCGTACATCCCTGACGTGAGCTCTCCGTCGGACACCTCAAACTTTGATGTGGACGACGATGTGCTGAAAAACCTG GACATCGTTCCGCCAGTCTCGCACACGGGTTTCACCGGGCAGCACCTGCCCTTCGTGGGCTTCACCTACACCACAGAGAGCTGCTTCTCAGACCGAGGGAGCTTAAGGAGGGTGGTATTTACAGACGGAGGTGCTGGGGAAGATCTCCAAGACGGGGGGTTGCAGGTGGAGGCCTTCGAGAAGAGGATTCGCTGCCTGGAGCAAGAAAAGCAGGAGCTGAGTCGCAAGCTGCAGG AATCCACTCAGGCGGTTCAGTCTCTTCATGGCTCTGGGCGCGGAGCTGGCACACTCGGCCGCGATAAAGAGATTAAAAAACTCAATGAGGAAATCGATCGACTGAAGAAGAAACTGGCAG ACTCTGATAGGCTGGAGCACCAGCTGGAGGAGGCTGTGACTCTTCGACAGGACTTTGAAAGTTCCTCCACTAAACTAAAGGCCCTGGACAAGCAAGTCAGAGCTCTCAGGCATGAGAAAGAGGAGATTCATAAG CAACTTGTGGAGTCTCTGGACCGCCTTAAGTCTCAGACCAAGGAGCTGAAGGACGCCCACCAGCAGAGGAAACTGGCCATGCAGGAGTTCTCCGAGGTGAATGAGCGCATGGCCGAGCTGCGCTCGCAGAAGCAGCGTCTGTCGCGGCAGCTCCGGGACAAGGAGGAGGAGATGGAGGTGGTTATGCAGAAGCTCGATGCCATGCGGCAGGACATCCGCAAAACCGAGAAGGCCCGCAAGGAG CTGGAGTCTCAACTGGAGGACGCGTGTGCCGAAGCCTCTAAGGAGCGTAAGCTCAGAGAGCACAGTGAAGTCTACTCCAAACAACTGGAGAGCGAGTTGGAAACACTCAAG GTGAAGCAGGGAAGCGGCCGTGCGTCAGGCCTAGGGTCAGAGACCCAGCAGGAGCTCACCAAGGTGAAGTCGGAGCTGGATAAAAAGGTGCTGTTCTTTGAGGAGGAGCTGGTGAGGCGTGAAGCTTCTCACACTACAGAGCTGAAGAACATGAGGAAGGAGCTTCATGACTCTGAGAGCCAGCAGTTGTCGCAGCACAAAGAGCTGCTGGTGCTCAAAGACAAACTGGAAAAGGCCAAGAGAGAGCG GCAAACTGAGATGGACGAGGCCACAGGCACCCTGAAAGACAAGTATGAACGTGAACGCAATCTCCTGACCGAGGAAAACCGCAAACTCACTGCAGAAACAGACAGG CTCTGCACATTCGTGGACAAGTTGACCGCTCAGAACAGGCAGCTTGAGGATGAGCTCCAGGATCTAGCATCTAAAAAAGAGAGCGTAGCACACTGGGAAGCGCAGATCGCCGAGATCATCCAATG GGTCAGCGATGAGAAAGATGCACGTGGATACCTTCAGGCTTTGGCCTCCAAGATGACGGAGGAGTTGGAGTCTCTGCGTAGCTCCAGTCTGGGATCCAGAACGCTG CAAGGTTCTGGAGTAAACATCCCGGCCCAGAGGTCCATGGTGGCACCTCGGGTCACCAAGCGG GATCCCTTGTGGAAGGTGCGTCGCAGTCAGAAATTGGACATGTCTGCCCGTCTGGAACTGCAGTCGGCCTTAGAAGCTGAAATCCGTGCCAAGCAACTGGTTCAGGAAGAGCTGCGCAAGGTCAAAGCGGCCAACATCTCTTTTGAGAG CAAACTGAAGGATACAGAGGTCAAGAACAGAGAGCTGGAAGAACAGATGGAGAACTTGAAGAAGGAAATGGAGGAGAGCCGCTCACGGACAGACAAAg GCCTGAAGCTGCCAGACTTTCAGGACTCCATCTTCGAGTACTTCAATACCTCCCCCCTCGCTCATGACCTGACATTCAGA CCAAGCTCTATTGGTGATGGGGAGACCACACCCCAGAAGTCAGAAACCTCCCCATCGGTGGCTTCAGAACAGGAT GAACCAGCGAAGCCTCAAGCTACCACCCCTGCTGCTTCGTCTCCACTTTATCAGCCCACTCTCAGTGCACCAAAG CCTAAAGCTCACCAGCTGAGCATCAAGACCTTCTCCAGCCCGACTCAGTGCACTCACTGTACCTCTCTGATGGTGGGGCAGATCCGACAAGGCTACGCCTGCGAAG TATGCTCTTTCATCTGCCACGTGTCGTGCAAAGAAAACGCGCCGCAGCTTTGCCCCATTCCTCCGGAGCAGGCCAAGAGACCTCTGGGTATTGATGTGCACAGAGGCATTGGCACAGCTTACAAAGGCTTTGTCAGG ATCCCAAAGCCCACAGGAGTGAAGAAGGGCTGGCAGAGAGCGTACGCTGTAGTGTGTGACTGTAAACTCTTCCTCTATGAGGTGTCTGAAGGGAAGTCCACTCAGCCTGTTGTTATGGCCAGTCAAGTTCTCGACTTGAG AGATGAGGGCTTTTGTGTAAGCTCTGTGTTGGCCTCTGACGTGATCCATGCCAGCCGTAAAGACATTCCTTGCATATTCAGG GTAACATCATCCACTCTGAACTCCCCGATCCAACCGGTGCCTCTGCTGGTCTTGGCTGAGAGCGAGGCGGAGAAGAGGAAGTGGGTGGGAATCCTGGAGGGTCTGCAGAACATCTTGGCCAAGAACCACCTGAAGAACCGTGTAGTTCATCTCCTGCACGAGGCTTACGACAGCAGCCTTCCCGCCATCAAAACGACACAATCAGCTGCCATCGTAG ATCGAGAGCGAGTCGCCTTGGGGACCGAAGATGGCCTGTTTGTAGTTGAGATCACCAGAGATG TCATCGTTCGTGCCGCCGACTGTAAAAAGGTCAGCCAGATTGAACTCATTCCAAAAGAGAAGATGGTGGCCCTGCTTTGCGGTCGGAGCCGTCATGTCCACTTATACCCCTGGGCGGCTTTAGAAGGTGTCGAAGGTGCTTTCGATGCCAAgctcacagaaacaaaaggctGCCAGTCTCTGACCATAGGTACCCTACACCCCGGTGGCCCGGCGTGTCTTCTGGCTGGTGTAAAGCGACAGGTCCTCTGCTACGAAATCACACGTGCAAAGCCTCACCATCGCAAACTGTGGGAGGTGCAGGCGCCCGGTATCGCCCAGTGGCTCAGAATCGTCCGTGATCGGCTGTGCGTGGGTTACCCATCAGGCTTTGCTTTGCTGGCCATGCAGGGAGAGTCTTCCCCCGTCAGTCTGGTGAGCCCCGCAGACCCCTCGCTAGCGTTTTTGGCCCAACAGCCTATGGACGCCCTGCACGCTATGGAAGTAGGGGCCAATGAATTTCTGCTGTGCTTCAGTCAGCTGGGAGTGTACGTGGACGCTCAGGGACGGAGGTCTCGAACGCAGGAGCTAATGTGGCCAGCCATGCCGCTTGCTTGCA GTTCAAATTCCAACTACCTGACCGTGTACAGTGATTATGGAGTAGATGTGTTTGATGTCCACACTACAGAATGGGTCCAGACCATTTCTTTAAGAAAG ATTCGACCTCTGAATGTGGAGGGCAGTCTGAACATGTTGTGCATCGAGCAGCCCCATCTTATCTACTTCAGCAACAACTCCTCAG ACGGCTGTGAACTGGCCATCCCCGAGACCTCAGACAACAGCAAGAAGTTGATGGTGAGGACACGCAGCAAGAGGAAGTTCCTCTTTAAAGTGCCAGAGGAGGAGCGGCTACAGCAGAGAAG ggAGATGCTGAGGGATCCCGAGATGAGATCAAAGCTGATCTCCAACCCCACCAACTTCAACCACGTTGCTCACATGGGCCCGGGTGATGGCATGCAGGTCCTCATGGATTTACCCCTG CAGCCGAGCGAGACTCCCTCCCCCTCATCCTCTCGCCATCACGCCCTGATCTCCCCTCCGACCAACTTTGAGCACGTCTATCACATGAGCCCCGTCTCTGCCGGGCTCTATCTGCAGAAAGAGCCTTCTTCACAGCAGAGCCTGCTTCAgttctcctcttcctcctcctctccttCCACATCCTCCCTGGGAAGG AGTGTGATGCCTTCCCAGGATGACCCATCTGCCGGAAAGCCCCGCCCTCTGTCTAGCATCTCACGGCAACAGAAAAGCAAGACCCACATCACCCGCACTGCCTCAG gaggaggagatTTTGGAGGAGCGGGGTCGTCTCGCAGTATTTCTGATCAAGATCAAGACTACGAAAGAGAG CCCGACTCTGACTCCACCAAACACTCCACCCCCTCCAACAGCTCCAACCCCAGCAGCCCCCCGAGCCCCAACTCTCCCCACCGCAGTCAGCTCACTCTGGACAGCCTGGATCAAAGCCTGGACGGCTGA